In Strix uralensis isolate ZFMK-TIS-50842 chromosome 10, bStrUra1, whole genome shotgun sequence, a single window of DNA contains:
- the SLC6A6 gene encoding sodium- and chloride-dependent taurine transporter isoform X3, protein MATKEKLQCLKDFHKDILKPSPGKSPGTRPEDEAEGKPPQREKWASKIDFLLSVAGGFIGLGNVWRFPYLCYKNGGGAFLIPYFIFLFGGGLPVFFLEVVLGQYTSEGGITCWEKICPIFTGIGYASIVIVSLLNVYYIVILAWGLYYLFQSFQSVLPWAHCHQKWNTPTCVEDTLRKNKTLWISLNATNFTSPVTEFWERNVLSLSSGIEDIGIIKWDLALCLLLVWVICFFCIWKGVKSTGKVVYITATFPFIMLLVLLIRGVTLPGAAEGIKFYLYPDISRLADPQVWIDAGTQIFFSYAICLGAMTSLGSYNKYKYNCYRDCLLLGCLNSGTSFVSGFAIFSVLGFMAQEQGVNIADVAESGPGLAFIAYPKAVSMMPLPTFWAILFFIMLLLLGLDSQFVEVEGQITSLVDLHPSFLRKGYRREIFIAIVCFLSYLLGLTMVTEGGMYVFQLFDYYAASGVCLLWVAFFECIAVAWVYGADNIYDAIEDMIGYRPGPWMKWSWIVITPVLCVGCFIFSLAKYKPLTYNKVYTYPDWAIGLGWVLALSSMICIPMVMVIRIIQSDGSLIERIKAVAAPKEVNRWSKETESGTPFCPNGTSNGGLIKPTHIIVETMM, encoded by the exons ATGGCAACAAAGGAAAAGCTTCAGTGCTTGAAAGATTTCCACAAGGACATCCTCAAACCTTCCCCTGGCAAGAGCCCGGGGACACGGCCTGAGGATGAGGCAGAAGGAAAGCCGCCCCAGCGGGAGAAGTGGGCGAGCAAGATTGACTTTCTGCTGTCCGTGGCTGGTGGATTTATTGGTTTAGGCAATGTCTGGCGGTTTCCGTATCTCTGCTACAAAAATGGCGGAG GTGCATTTCTTATACcttatttcattttcctgtttgggGGAGGTCTTCCCGTGTTTTTCCTGGAGGTGGTGCTAGGACAGTATACCTCTGAAGGTGGAATTACATGCTGGGAAAAGATCTGCCCTATTTTCACTG GAATTGGTTATGCTTCCATAGTGATTGTGTCCCTTCTGAATGTGTACTACATCGTGATCCTGGCCTGGGGACTCTACTACCTGTTCCAGTCATTCCAGAGCGTCCTGCCATGGGCGCACTGCCACCAGAAGTGGAACACGCCGACCTGCGTGGAAGACACTCTCAGGAAGAACAAAACGCTCTGGATATCACTGAATGCCACTAACTTCACCTCTCCTGTCACGGAGTTCTGGGA GCGCAACGTGCTGAGCTTGTCCTCAGGAATTGAAGATATTGGTATTATCAAGTGGGATCTAGCACTGTGTCTTCTCCTCGTCTGGGTGAtatgtttcttctgcatttggaaAGGAGTTAAATCCACTGGGAAA gTAGTGTACATCACTGCCACGTTCCCATTCATCATGCTCCTTGTTCTGCTCATTCGTGGTGTGACCCTGCCTGGAGCTGCAGAAGGCATCAAGTTTTATCTTTATCCTGATATCTCACGGTTAGCTGACCCACAG GTCTGGATAGATGCAGGGACACAAATCTTCTTCTCATATGCAATCTGCTTAGGAGCAATGACTTCCCTGGGGAGCTACAACAAGTACAAATACAACTGCTATAG GGACTGTTTGCTGCTGGGATGCCTGAACAGTGGTACCAGTTTTGTGTCTGGCTTCGCAATTTTTTCCGTCCTGGGCTTCATGGCACAAGAGCAAGGGGTGAACATTGCTGATGTGGCAGAGTCAG gtCCAGGCCTGGCCTTCATTGCCTACCCAAAAGCTGTGTCCATGATGCCACTGCCCACCTTTTGGGCaatccttttttttattatgcttCTGTTGCTTGGACTGGATAGCCAG TTTGTTGAAGTTGAAGGACAGATCACGTCATTAGTTGATCTGCACCCATCCTTCCTAAGGAAGGGTTACCGACGGGAAATCTTCATCGCTATAGTATGTTTCCTTAGCTATCTTCTGGGACTAACTATGGTGACTGAG GGTGGCATGTATGTTTTTCAACTCTTTGACTACTATGCAGCTAGTGGTGTATGCCTTTTGTGGGTTGCATTCTTTGAATGTATTGCTGTAGCCTGGGTTTATG GCGCTGATAATATTTATGATGCCATTGAGGATATGATTGGATACAGACCTGGTCCCTGGATGAAATGGAGCTGGATTGTGATCACACCAGTTCTTTGCGTG GGGTGCTTTATCTTTTCTTTGGCCAAGTACAAACCACTGACCTACAACAAGGTCTACACATACCCAGACTGGGCAATTGGCCTGGGCTGGGTTCTTGCCCTTTCCTCCATGATCTGCATCCCTATGGTGATGGTCATCCGCATCATACAGTCAGATGGATCACTTATTGAG agGATAAAAGCGGTGGCTGCCCCCAAGGAAGTGAATCGGTGGTCCAAAGAAACGGAGAGTGGCACCCCCTTCTGCCCCAATGGAACTTCGAATGGCGGATTGATCAAGCCAACTCATATCATTGTGGAAACCATGATGTGA
- the SLC6A6 gene encoding sodium- and chloride-dependent taurine transporter isoform X1 — MEESPLPIYIEEGTEVPIAKKELIALGIRQIWTQKTTESRNMATKEKLQCLKDFHKDILKPSPGKSPGTRPEDEAEGKPPQREKWASKIDFLLSVAGGFIGLGNVWRFPYLCYKNGGGAFLIPYFIFLFGGGLPVFFLEVVLGQYTSEGGITCWEKICPIFTGIGYASIVIVSLLNVYYIVILAWGLYYLFQSFQSVLPWAHCHQKWNTPTCVEDTLRKNKTLWISLNATNFTSPVTEFWERNVLSLSSGIEDIGIIKWDLALCLLLVWVICFFCIWKGVKSTGKVVYITATFPFIMLLVLLIRGVTLPGAAEGIKFYLYPDISRLADPQVWIDAGTQIFFSYAICLGAMTSLGSYNKYKYNCYRDCLLLGCLNSGTSFVSGFAIFSVLGFMAQEQGVNIADVAESGPGLAFIAYPKAVSMMPLPTFWAILFFIMLLLLGLDSQFVEVEGQITSLVDLHPSFLRKGYRREIFIAIVCFLSYLLGLTMVTEGGMYVFQLFDYYAASGVCLLWVAFFECIAVAWVYGADNIYDAIEDMIGYRPGPWMKWSWIVITPVLCVGCFIFSLAKYKPLTYNKVYTYPDWAIGLGWVLALSSMICIPMVMVIRIIQSDGSLIERIKAVAAPKEVNRWSKETESGTPFCPNGTSNGGLIKPTHIIVETMM; from the exons AAAGCAGAAATATGGCAACAAAGGAAAAGCTTCAGTGCTTGAAAGATTTCCACAAGGACATCCTCAAACCTTCCCCTGGCAAGAGCCCGGGGACACGGCCTGAGGATGAGGCAGAAGGAAAGCCGCCCCAGCGGGAGAAGTGGGCGAGCAAGATTGACTTTCTGCTGTCCGTGGCTGGTGGATTTATTGGTTTAGGCAATGTCTGGCGGTTTCCGTATCTCTGCTACAAAAATGGCGGAG GTGCATTTCTTATACcttatttcattttcctgtttgggGGAGGTCTTCCCGTGTTTTTCCTGGAGGTGGTGCTAGGACAGTATACCTCTGAAGGTGGAATTACATGCTGGGAAAAGATCTGCCCTATTTTCACTG GAATTGGTTATGCTTCCATAGTGATTGTGTCCCTTCTGAATGTGTACTACATCGTGATCCTGGCCTGGGGACTCTACTACCTGTTCCAGTCATTCCAGAGCGTCCTGCCATGGGCGCACTGCCACCAGAAGTGGAACACGCCGACCTGCGTGGAAGACACTCTCAGGAAGAACAAAACGCTCTGGATATCACTGAATGCCACTAACTTCACCTCTCCTGTCACGGAGTTCTGGGA GCGCAACGTGCTGAGCTTGTCCTCAGGAATTGAAGATATTGGTATTATCAAGTGGGATCTAGCACTGTGTCTTCTCCTCGTCTGGGTGAtatgtttcttctgcatttggaaAGGAGTTAAATCCACTGGGAAA gTAGTGTACATCACTGCCACGTTCCCATTCATCATGCTCCTTGTTCTGCTCATTCGTGGTGTGACCCTGCCTGGAGCTGCAGAAGGCATCAAGTTTTATCTTTATCCTGATATCTCACGGTTAGCTGACCCACAG GTCTGGATAGATGCAGGGACACAAATCTTCTTCTCATATGCAATCTGCTTAGGAGCAATGACTTCCCTGGGGAGCTACAACAAGTACAAATACAACTGCTATAG GGACTGTTTGCTGCTGGGATGCCTGAACAGTGGTACCAGTTTTGTGTCTGGCTTCGCAATTTTTTCCGTCCTGGGCTTCATGGCACAAGAGCAAGGGGTGAACATTGCTGATGTGGCAGAGTCAG gtCCAGGCCTGGCCTTCATTGCCTACCCAAAAGCTGTGTCCATGATGCCACTGCCCACCTTTTGGGCaatccttttttttattatgcttCTGTTGCTTGGACTGGATAGCCAG TTTGTTGAAGTTGAAGGACAGATCACGTCATTAGTTGATCTGCACCCATCCTTCCTAAGGAAGGGTTACCGACGGGAAATCTTCATCGCTATAGTATGTTTCCTTAGCTATCTTCTGGGACTAACTATGGTGACTGAG GGTGGCATGTATGTTTTTCAACTCTTTGACTACTATGCAGCTAGTGGTGTATGCCTTTTGTGGGTTGCATTCTTTGAATGTATTGCTGTAGCCTGGGTTTATG GCGCTGATAATATTTATGATGCCATTGAGGATATGATTGGATACAGACCTGGTCCCTGGATGAAATGGAGCTGGATTGTGATCACACCAGTTCTTTGCGTG GGGTGCTTTATCTTTTCTTTGGCCAAGTACAAACCACTGACCTACAACAAGGTCTACACATACCCAGACTGGGCAATTGGCCTGGGCTGGGTTCTTGCCCTTTCCTCCATGATCTGCATCCCTATGGTGATGGTCATCCGCATCATACAGTCAGATGGATCACTTATTGAG agGATAAAAGCGGTGGCTGCCCCCAAGGAAGTGAATCGGTGGTCCAAAGAAACGGAGAGTGGCACCCCCTTCTGCCCCAATGGAACTTCGAATGGCGGATTGATCAAGCCAACTCATATCATTGTGGAAACCATGATGTGA
- the SLC6A6 gene encoding sodium- and chloride-dependent taurine transporter isoform X2 — protein MEESPLPIYIEEGTEVPIESRNMATKEKLQCLKDFHKDILKPSPGKSPGTRPEDEAEGKPPQREKWASKIDFLLSVAGGFIGLGNVWRFPYLCYKNGGGAFLIPYFIFLFGGGLPVFFLEVVLGQYTSEGGITCWEKICPIFTGIGYASIVIVSLLNVYYIVILAWGLYYLFQSFQSVLPWAHCHQKWNTPTCVEDTLRKNKTLWISLNATNFTSPVTEFWERNVLSLSSGIEDIGIIKWDLALCLLLVWVICFFCIWKGVKSTGKVVYITATFPFIMLLVLLIRGVTLPGAAEGIKFYLYPDISRLADPQVWIDAGTQIFFSYAICLGAMTSLGSYNKYKYNCYRDCLLLGCLNSGTSFVSGFAIFSVLGFMAQEQGVNIADVAESGPGLAFIAYPKAVSMMPLPTFWAILFFIMLLLLGLDSQFVEVEGQITSLVDLHPSFLRKGYRREIFIAIVCFLSYLLGLTMVTEGGMYVFQLFDYYAASGVCLLWVAFFECIAVAWVYGADNIYDAIEDMIGYRPGPWMKWSWIVITPVLCVGCFIFSLAKYKPLTYNKVYTYPDWAIGLGWVLALSSMICIPMVMVIRIIQSDGSLIERIKAVAAPKEVNRWSKETESGTPFCPNGTSNGGLIKPTHIIVETMM, from the exons AAAGCAGAAATATGGCAACAAAGGAAAAGCTTCAGTGCTTGAAAGATTTCCACAAGGACATCCTCAAACCTTCCCCTGGCAAGAGCCCGGGGACACGGCCTGAGGATGAGGCAGAAGGAAAGCCGCCCCAGCGGGAGAAGTGGGCGAGCAAGATTGACTTTCTGCTGTCCGTGGCTGGTGGATTTATTGGTTTAGGCAATGTCTGGCGGTTTCCGTATCTCTGCTACAAAAATGGCGGAG GTGCATTTCTTATACcttatttcattttcctgtttgggGGAGGTCTTCCCGTGTTTTTCCTGGAGGTGGTGCTAGGACAGTATACCTCTGAAGGTGGAATTACATGCTGGGAAAAGATCTGCCCTATTTTCACTG GAATTGGTTATGCTTCCATAGTGATTGTGTCCCTTCTGAATGTGTACTACATCGTGATCCTGGCCTGGGGACTCTACTACCTGTTCCAGTCATTCCAGAGCGTCCTGCCATGGGCGCACTGCCACCAGAAGTGGAACACGCCGACCTGCGTGGAAGACACTCTCAGGAAGAACAAAACGCTCTGGATATCACTGAATGCCACTAACTTCACCTCTCCTGTCACGGAGTTCTGGGA GCGCAACGTGCTGAGCTTGTCCTCAGGAATTGAAGATATTGGTATTATCAAGTGGGATCTAGCACTGTGTCTTCTCCTCGTCTGGGTGAtatgtttcttctgcatttggaaAGGAGTTAAATCCACTGGGAAA gTAGTGTACATCACTGCCACGTTCCCATTCATCATGCTCCTTGTTCTGCTCATTCGTGGTGTGACCCTGCCTGGAGCTGCAGAAGGCATCAAGTTTTATCTTTATCCTGATATCTCACGGTTAGCTGACCCACAG GTCTGGATAGATGCAGGGACACAAATCTTCTTCTCATATGCAATCTGCTTAGGAGCAATGACTTCCCTGGGGAGCTACAACAAGTACAAATACAACTGCTATAG GGACTGTTTGCTGCTGGGATGCCTGAACAGTGGTACCAGTTTTGTGTCTGGCTTCGCAATTTTTTCCGTCCTGGGCTTCATGGCACAAGAGCAAGGGGTGAACATTGCTGATGTGGCAGAGTCAG gtCCAGGCCTGGCCTTCATTGCCTACCCAAAAGCTGTGTCCATGATGCCACTGCCCACCTTTTGGGCaatccttttttttattatgcttCTGTTGCTTGGACTGGATAGCCAG TTTGTTGAAGTTGAAGGACAGATCACGTCATTAGTTGATCTGCACCCATCCTTCCTAAGGAAGGGTTACCGACGGGAAATCTTCATCGCTATAGTATGTTTCCTTAGCTATCTTCTGGGACTAACTATGGTGACTGAG GGTGGCATGTATGTTTTTCAACTCTTTGACTACTATGCAGCTAGTGGTGTATGCCTTTTGTGGGTTGCATTCTTTGAATGTATTGCTGTAGCCTGGGTTTATG GCGCTGATAATATTTATGATGCCATTGAGGATATGATTGGATACAGACCTGGTCCCTGGATGAAATGGAGCTGGATTGTGATCACACCAGTTCTTTGCGTG GGGTGCTTTATCTTTTCTTTGGCCAAGTACAAACCACTGACCTACAACAAGGTCTACACATACCCAGACTGGGCAATTGGCCTGGGCTGGGTTCTTGCCCTTTCCTCCATGATCTGCATCCCTATGGTGATGGTCATCCGCATCATACAGTCAGATGGATCACTTATTGAG agGATAAAAGCGGTGGCTGCCCCCAAGGAAGTGAATCGGTGGTCCAAAGAAACGGAGAGTGGCACCCCCTTCTGCCCCAATGGAACTTCGAATGGCGGATTGATCAAGCCAACTCATATCATTGTGGAAACCATGATGTGA